A stretch of Methanosphaerula palustris E1-9c DNA encodes these proteins:
- the thrC gene encoding threonine synthase, producing the protein MYRLVCVHCGAVYAPDQILYNCRSCGHLLAVQYDLDTISVDRKTWNQRPLSVWRYRELLPVTGEPVTLQEGGTPLYHLKKLGAEMGLPHLYAKHEGMNPSGSFKDRGMTVGVSMAIQLGMKSVACASTGNTSASLAVYGARAGIPAVVLLPAGKVAIGKVAQALMHGAKVISIRGNFDRALEMVHELCLSEGIYLLNSINPYRLEGQKTIGYEVIDQLGEVPDRFVLPVGNAGNISAVYKGLRELESLGFIDHLPKMTGIQAAGSAPVVRAIREGLAVVEAEMSPETVATAIRIGAPVNAEKALVAIRETGGTAEAVTDEEILCMQRDLARKEGIGVEPASAASVAGIRKLAEQGMLDRDETIVCVVTGHLLKDPESVIRQCEPPIEIDADMQSLLAALQR; encoded by the coding sequence ATGTACCGTCTCGTGTGTGTTCATTGTGGTGCAGTCTATGCCCCGGACCAGATCCTGTACAACTGCAGAAGCTGTGGACACCTGCTTGCCGTCCAGTACGATCTGGACACCATCTCTGTTGACCGCAAAACCTGGAACCAGCGGCCGCTCTCTGTCTGGCGGTACCGTGAACTGCTGCCGGTGACCGGCGAGCCGGTGACGCTGCAGGAGGGGGGTACGCCGCTCTATCACCTCAAGAAACTCGGGGCAGAGATGGGGCTCCCCCACCTCTACGCCAAACACGAGGGAATGAACCCGTCCGGATCGTTCAAGGACCGGGGGATGACCGTCGGGGTCTCGATGGCCATCCAGCTTGGGATGAAGAGTGTGGCCTGCGCCAGCACAGGAAACACCTCGGCGAGTCTGGCCGTCTACGGGGCCCGGGCCGGGATCCCGGCGGTGGTTCTGCTGCCGGCCGGCAAGGTCGCGATCGGCAAGGTCGCCCAGGCCCTGATGCACGGGGCGAAAGTGATCTCGATACGGGGCAACTTTGATCGGGCTCTGGAGATGGTCCACGAACTCTGCCTGAGTGAGGGGATCTACCTGCTGAACTCGATCAACCCGTACCGGCTTGAAGGGCAGAAGACGATCGGATACGAAGTGATCGACCAGCTCGGTGAGGTGCCGGATCGGTTCGTCCTTCCTGTCGGAAACGCCGGGAATATATCAGCGGTCTATAAGGGGCTTCGAGAACTCGAATCGCTCGGGTTCATCGATCACCTCCCAAAGATGACCGGGATCCAGGCCGCAGGATCGGCCCCGGTGGTCAGGGCGATTCGAGAAGGGCTCGCCGTCGTCGAAGCTGAGATGTCTCCTGAGACGGTCGCCACGGCGATCAGAATCGGGGCCCCGGTGAATGCTGAGAAGGCGCTGGTCGCAATCCGGGAGACCGGCGGCACGGCCGAGGCGGTGACTGACGAGGAGATTCTCTGCATGCAGCGTGATCTGGCCAGGAAGGAAGGGATCGGTGTGGAGCCGGCCTCAGCCGCCTCGGTCGCAGGGATACGGAAGCTGGCTGAGCAGGGGATGCTGGATAGGGACGAAACAATCGTCTGCGTGGTGACCGGACACCTCCTCAAAGATCCGGAATCGGTGATACGACAATGCGAACCCCCGATCGAGATCGACGCGGACATGCAGTCCCTGCTCGCTGCCTTGCAGCGCTGA
- a CDS encoding DUF5803 family protein: MRTPDRDRRGHAVPARCLAALIGLIALLLLAAGQPAGAAAVFTIAENGTSYTATIDLNQTDTYPFMETGVLGEQIPATVTNVNLYNDSGNVTYQKDQTGITFQKGNYTISYQGTLRDDHILLALPEVTSADVHLPTGLDVRNPLIGQYSPGGKVSVDDQGQVSIHWDRTSYVEVRYYDQTRESLLYMFANIWVVVAIVLLTPYLLMRRRKL; the protein is encoded by the coding sequence ATGCGAACCCCCGATCGAGATCGACGCGGACATGCAGTCCCTGCTCGCTGCCTTGCAGCGCTGATTGGGCTGATTGCACTGCTGCTGCTCGCTGCTGGTCAGCCTGCAGGAGCGGCAGCCGTCTTCACCATCGCAGAGAATGGTACCAGTTACACAGCCACCATCGATCTCAACCAGACCGATACCTATCCGTTCATGGAGACCGGAGTTCTTGGAGAGCAGATCCCGGCCACCGTGACCAATGTCAACCTGTACAATGATTCGGGCAATGTCACGTATCAGAAGGACCAGACCGGGATCACCTTTCAAAAGGGGAACTATACGATCTCATACCAGGGAACCCTCCGGGACGACCACATCCTCCTGGCCCTGCCTGAGGTGACCTCTGCCGATGTGCACCTGCCCACCGGGCTCGATGTCAGGAACCCGCTGATCGGCCAGTACAGTCCAGGTGGAAAGGTCAGTGTCGACGACCAGGGGCAGGTCAGTATACACTGGGACCGGACCAGTTATGTCGAGGTCAGGTACTATGATCAGACGAGGGAGTCCCTCCTCTACATGTTCGCCAATATCTGGGTCGTGGTCGCCATTGTGCTGTTGACCCCGTATCTCCTGATGCGGCGAAGAAAACTCTGA